In Cicer arietinum cultivar CDC Frontier isolate Library 1 chromosome 7, Cicar.CDCFrontier_v2.0, whole genome shotgun sequence, a single window of DNA contains:
- the LOC101498105 gene encoding L-ascorbate oxidase homolog, with protein MKLYNVLSSLILVTFFFTSVNCEDPYRFFTWKVTYGDIYPLGVKQQGILINGQFPGPQIDAVTNENLIISVYNYLTEPFLISWNGIQHRRNSWQDGVSGTTCPILPGKNFTYTLQVKDQIGSFFYFPSLGMHKAAGAFGGIRIWSRPLIPVPFPPPAGDFTLLAGDWFKLGHRRLRRVLENGHNLPFPDGLLINGRGWNGNTFTVDQGKTYRFRISNVGLTTSINFRIQGHTLKLVEVEGSHTLQNTYSSLDIHLGQSYSVLVTANQPVKDYYVVVSTRFTRRVHTTTSILHYSNSRIGVSGPAPPGPTLDVTSSIFQARTIRWNLTASGPRPNPQGSYHYGLIKPSRTIMLANSAPYINGKQRYAVNSVSYLEPDTPLKLADYFNIPGVFYVGGISTLPTGGNAYLQTAVMGANFHEYVEIVFQNWENSVQSWHIDGYSFFVVGFGSGQWTPNSRVRYNLRDTVARCTTQVYPKSWTAIYMALDNVGMWNIRSENWERQYLGQQFYLRVYTPSKSLRDEYPVPKNALLCGRAGGRHTRP; from the exons atgaaactATACAATGTTCTTTCTTCTCTCATTCTTGTCACATTCTTTTTCACCTCTGTCAACTGTGAAGACCCATATAGATTCTTCACTTGGAAAGTCACCTATGGTGACATTTACCCTCTTGGTGTTAAGCAACAG gGTATTTTGATTAATGGACAGTTTCCAGGGCCACAAATAGATGCTGTTACCAATGAGAACTTGATTATCAGTGTTTATAACTACCTTACTGAACCATTCCTCATTTCTTG GAATGGCATACAGCACAGGAGGAACTCATGGCAGGATGGAGTGTCTGGCACAACCTGTCCGATCCTGCCTGGGAAGAACTTCACATATACACTGCAGGTGAAAGACCAGATCGGTAGCTTTTTCTACTTTCCATCACTTGGAATGCATAAAGCTGCGGGTGCATTTGGTGGCATCAGAATTTGGAGCCGCCCTCTCATTCCCGTCCCTTTTCCTCCTCCTGCCGGGGATTTTACATTACTCGCTGGTGATTGGTTCAAGCTAGGCCACCGT AGACTGAGACGAGTCCTCGAGAATGGTCACAATCTCCCTTTCCCCGATGGACTTCTTATCAATGGCCGTGGTTGGAATGGAAACACATTCACCGTCGATCAAG GTAAGACATATAGATTCAGGATATCGAATGTGGGGCTCACAACATCGATTAACTTCAGAATCCAAGGGCACACATTGAAACTTGTGGAGGTCGAAGGATCTCATACCCTCCAAAACACTTATTCTTCACTTGACATCCATCTCGGACAGTCCTATTCTGTGCTGGTCACAGCTAATCAGCCTGTCAAGGATTACTATGTAGTTGTTTCTACGCGATTCACCAGACGGGTACACACAACAACTTCCATTCTTCATTACAGCAATTCGCGGATCGGGGTATCCGGTCCTGCTCCTCCCGGACCTACTCTTGATGTTACTTCATCTATCTTTCAAGCCAGAACTATCAG GTGGAACCTGACAGCAAGTGGACCAAGACCAAACCCTCAAGGATCTTACCACTATGGATTGATCAAGCCGAGTCGAACCATCATGCTTGCAAACTCTGCACCATATATCAATGGCAAGCAGAGGTATGCTGTGAACAGTGTATCATATCTTGAACCAGACACCCCATTGAAACTTGCTGACTACTTCAACATTCCCGGAGTTTTCTACGTTGGAGGCATTTCTACATTGCCTACCGGCGGCAATGCTTACCTCCAAACTGCTGTCATGGGTGCTAATTTCCATGAATATGTGGAGATTGTGTTCCAAAATTGGGAGAATTCTGTGCAGTCATGGCACATTGACGGCTATTCCTTCTTTGTTGTAGG GTTTGGTAGTGGGCAGTGGACACCAAATAGTAGGGTACGGTACAATCTGAGAGATACTGTTGCTAGATGTACCACTCAG GTTTACCCAAAGTCATGGACTGCAATATACATGGCACTTGACAATGTTGGAATGTGGAATATAAGGTCTGAGAATTGGGAAAGACAATACTTGGGACAACAATTTTATCTTCGAGTATATACACCTTCGAAATCATTGAGAGATGAATATCCTGTCCCAAAGAATGCTCTTCTATGCGGCAGGGCAGGTGGTCGTCACACAAGACCTTAG
- the LOC101497783 gene encoding uncharacterized protein: protein MVAVVSHSFLNPRNLKLKHHQHFPTFLHISSSPMSWSCNKCTFLNPPSQNSQCRICFSSRPSPSPSASFSSSSSSSSSSSSSSSSSSSSSSKWSCKACTLLNSYKHSTCYLCGTRCPVLSLSTMHDSTDLGNDSSVGSVFLPLRPCKRKIDSSQDSDQPLHANKSAKLIDLTEKVDSGKDLSSVKILSYNVWFREDLELQKRMKAIGDLIQLHSPDFICFQEVTYNIYDIFKRSSWWNVYHCSVASEKAYSRPYYCMLLSKLPVKSFHTKSFSNSIMGRELCIAEVEDVGGKSLVVATSHLESPCPAPPKWDQMFSKERVEQANEALNLLKSHPNVIFGGDMNWDDKHDGQYPLQEGWVDAWSALRPNETGWTYDTKSNKMLSGNRTLQKRLDRFVCHLRDLKISSIDMIGMDEIPGVSYNKDKKVRNEIKQLVLPVLPSDHYGLLLTISSK, encoded by the exons ATGGTTGCGGTGGTTTCCCATTCCTTTTTAAACCCTAGAAATTTAAAACTGAAGCACCATCAACATTTTCCAACCTTTCTCCACATTTCATCATCTCCAATGTCTTGGTCATGCAACAAATGCACTTTCCTCAATCCCCCTTCTCAAAATTCCCAATGCCGAATATGTTTTTCCTCACGTCCCTCTCCATCTCCTTCcgcttctttttcttcttcttcttcttcttcttcttcttcttcttcttcttcttcttcttcttcttcttcttcctcaaaATGGTCCTGCAAAGCTTGCACACTTTTGAACTCTTACAAACACTCCACTTGCTATCTCTGCGGCACACGATGCCCCGTTCTTTCCCTTTCCACCATGCACGATTCAACTGACCTGGGTAACGATTCTTCCGTCGGTTCCGTTTTCTTGCCTCTTCGACCTTGCAAAAGGAAGATCGATTCCTCTCAAGATTCTGATCAACCACTACACGCTAACAAGTCCGCTAAGCTCATTGATCTTACTG AGAAAGTTGATTCTGGAAAAGATTTGAGTTCGGTGAAGATTTTAAGCTACAATGTTTGGTTCCGTGAAGACTTGGAGTTGCAAAAGAGAATGAAAGCTATTGGTGACCTTATTCAGTTGCATTCTCCCGATTTTATCTGTTTTCAG GAGGTTACTTACAATATATATGACATTTTCAAGCGATCCTCTTGGTGGAATGTATATCATTGTTCAGTTGCTTCTGAAAAGGCTTATTCAAGACCTTACTATTGTATGCTG TTAAGCAAACTTCCTGTGAAATCTTTTCACACCAAATCATTTAGCAACTCTATAATGGGAAGAGAACTTTGCATTGCTGAAGTGGAGGATGTGGGCGGAAAATCATTAGTTGTGGCCACTAGCCATCTCGAGAGTCCCTGTCCGGCACCTCCGAAATGGGATCAAATGTTTAGCAAGGAACGAGTGGAGCAGGCTAATGAGGCTCTGAACCTTCTCAAGAGTCACCCTAATGTTATTTTTGGAGGTGACATGAACTGGGATGACAAACATGATGGTCAATATCCTTTACAAGAGGGGTGGGTTGATGCCTGGTCAGCGCTAAGACCAAATGAAACTGGTTGGACATATGATACCAAGTCAAATAAGATGCTGTCAGGCAATCGTACCCTCCAAAAACGATTGGATCGTTTTGTTTGTCATTTACGTGATCTTAAGATAAGCAGTATTGACATGATTGGGATGGATGAAATACCAGGTGTCTCATACAACAAAGACAAGAAAGTAAGAAACGAGATCAAACAACTGGTACTCCCTGTTTTGCCCAGTGATCATTACGGCCTCCTCTTGACAATTTCCAGTAAGTAG
- the LOC101497452 gene encoding glucan endo-1,3-beta-glucosidase 1, producing MATNSNNLIFLLSILSFSFLSISTTGNQTTSLPSTYSHFQIKQQNEENGPFVGVNIGSDVENMPSGSDLASFLQLQKITHVRIYDANPDILKSLSGTKIRVIISVPNNQLIAIGSSNTTAASWIYRNVVSFYPQTLITGISVGDEVLTTVPSSVPLLLPAMQSLYNALVASNLHQKIKVSTPHASSIILDPFPPSEAFFNQTLVSFILPILQFLSKTESPLMMNFYPYYVFMQNKGVVPLDNALFKSVTPDKEMVDPNTLLHYTNVFDAMIDAAYFSMKNLNVTDVVVLVTETGWPSKGDSKEPYASKDNADTYNSNLIKHVFDHSGTPLHPEVTSSVYVYELFDEDLRSSPVSEANWGLFYGNMTAVYLLHVSGIGTFLANDTTNQTYCVAMDGFDSKTLQAALDWACGPGRANCSEIQPGESCYKPSNVKNHASYAFDSYYQKEGKAPGTCDFKGVAMITTTDPSHGSCVYPGSKKISNKTKEVVNSTQSNSAGERLRFRIMISCIKINTILRIFLIAFLPSLLSVVLL from the exons ATGGCAACAAACTCTAACAACCTCATCTTTCTCCTTTCCATCCTCTCATTTTCCTTCCTCTCTATTTCCACCACAGGTAACCAAACAACTTCTCTCCCCTCAACTTATTCAcattttcaaatcaaacaacaaaatgaagaaaatggTCCATTCGTTGGCGTCAACATTGGCTCAGACGTTGAAAACATGCCATCAGGTTCGGACTTAGCTTCGTTTCTTCAGTTACAGAAAATAACACACGTTCGTATCTACGATGCAAACCCAGACATTCTTAAATCCTTATCTGGTACCAAAATTCGTGTCATCATAAGTGTCCCCAATAACCAACTCATCGCAATTGGTTCTTCCAACACAACCGCAGCTTCATGGATCTACCGAAACGTCGTCTCTTTTTACCCTCAAACATTAATCACCGGAATCTCCGTCGGCGACGAGGTTCTCACTACTGTTCCTTCTTCTGTTCCTCTTCTTCTTCCTGCTATGCAATCTCTTTACAATGCTCTTGTTGcttcaaatcttcatcaaaAAATCAAAGTTTCAACTCCTCATGCTTCTTCCATTATTCTTGATCCTTTTCCACCTTCTGAAGCTTTTTTCAATCAAACCCTTGTTTCTTTTATTCTTCCTATTCTTCAGTTTCTTTCTAAAACTGAATCCCCTTTGATGATGAATTTTTACCCTTACTATGTTTTCATGCAGAATAAAGGTGTTGTTCCTTTAGATAATGCACTTTTTAAATCTGTTACTCCTGATAAAGAAATGGTGGATCCTAATACTTTGCTTCATTATACTAATGTGTTTGATGCAATGATTGATGCTGCTTATTTTTCAATGAAGAATCTTAATGTTACTGATGTTGTTGTTCTTGTTACCGAAACTGGTTGGCCTTCTAAGGGTGATTCTAAAGAGCCTTATGCTAGTAAAGATAATGCTGATACTTATAACTCTAATTTGATTAAGCATGTTTTTGATCATAGTGGAACTCCTTTGCATCCTGAAGTTACTTCTAGTGTTTATGTTTATGAGCTTTTTGATGAGGATTTGAGGTCTTCGCCGGTTTCAGAGGCTAATTGGGGTCTTTTTTATGGGAACATGACGGCGGTTTATTTGCTTCATGTGTCTGGAATTGGAACTTTTTTGGCTAATGATACGACGAATCAGACTTACTGTGTTGCGATGGATGGTTTTGATTCGAAGACATTGCAGGCTGCGTTGGATTGGGCTTGTGGACCAGGGAGGGCTAATTGTTCGGAGATTCAGCCGGGAGAGAGTTGCTACAAGCCTAGTAATGTTAAGAATCATGCTTCTTATGCTTTTGATAGCTATTATCAGAAAGAAGGGAAAGCTCCTGGAACTTGTGACTTCAAAGGAGTTGCTATGATCACTACTACAGATCCCA GTCACGGGAGCTGTGTATATCCTGGAAG CAAGAAAATAAGCAACAAGACAAAGGAAGTGGTGAACTCTACTCAATCAAACAGTGCTGGGGAGAGGTTAAGGTTTAGAATCATGATCAGCTGCatcaaaataaatacaattttgcGCATTTTCTTGATAGCATTTCTCCCTTCATTGTTGTCAGTAGTCCTTTTATGA
- the LOC101498440 gene encoding lactoylglutathione lyase GLX1 — protein MAGSDLWDWPKNDNRRLLHAVYHVGDLERTIKFYTECLGMKLLRQRDVPEEKYANAFVGFGPEQSHFAVELTYNYGVTSYDIGDGFGYFGIATQDVYKLVEHIRYKGGNITKEAGPVDGGTTVTAFVKDPDGYTFALIQKPVVNDPFCQIMLRIGDLDREIKFYEKALGLKVVRKVDNPEKKYTKAILGYAEENETTVLELTYNYGVTEYSKGNGYAQIAIGTDDVYKSADVVKLVIEELGGEITQQPGPPPGLNTKVTSFLDPEGWKTALVDNEDFLKELE, from the exons ATGGCTGGGTCTGACTTGTGGGATTGGCCTAAGAATGATAACCGTAGATTGCTTCATGCTGTATATCATGTTGGTGACCTTGAACGCACCATCAA ATTTTATACTGAATGTTTGGGGATGAAGCTTTTGAGGCAAAGGGATGTTCCGGAGGAGAAGTATGCCAATGCTTTTGTTGGATTTGGCCCTGAACAGTCCCATTTTGCTGTTGAATTGACATATA ATTATGGGGTGACTTCTTATGACATTGGAGATGGGTTTGGATATTTTGGAATTGCAACTCAAGAT GTTTACAAATTGGTTGAGCACATTAGGTACAAAGGTGGAAACATCACTAAAGAGGCTGGTCCAGTTGACGGAGGAACAACTGTTACTGCCTTTGTGAAGGATCCTGATGGCTacacttttgcacttattcAAAAACCTGTAGTTAATGACCCTTTTTGTCAAATAATGCTTCGTATTGGTGATTTAGACCGCGAAATCAAGTTTTATGAAAAG GCTTTGGGCTTGAAGGTGGTGAGGAAGGTTGATAATCCTGAGAAAAAG TACACTAAAGCTATACTTGGGTACGCAGAGGAGAACGAAACAACTGTGTTGGAGTTGACATATAATTATGGTGTGACGGAATACTCTAAGGGAAATGGTTATGCACAG ATTGCTATTGGTACCGATGATGTATACAAGAGCGCCGATGTAGTTAAGCTAGTGATAGAAGAGCTTGGAGGTGAGATCACTCAGCAACCAGGACCACCTCCTGGCCTTAACACAAAAGTCACTTCTTTTTTAGACCCGGAAGGATGGAAAACT GCGCTTGTTGACAATGAAGATTTTCTGAAGGAACTGGAGTGA